A section of the Candidatus Omnitrophota bacterium genome encodes:
- a CDS encoding Na/Pi cotransporter family protein yields the protein MDTKFTYMLIGGLGLFFFGMKIMSEGLKNIAGDRLKNILSMVTKLPVIGMLVGAAITCLIQSSSATSVMVVGFVNASLMSLKQAISVVIGANIGTTFTAWLVSSMSVFKVTHYALPAIGIGFAINTFAKTKNAKFWGQVLMGFGLLFLGLDFMKDAFAPLKNSQLVKNVFLSLSENPLLGVLVGIIFTMLLQSSSATIAIVQVMAFNGLISFPAAIPIILGDNIGTTITAQLASIGTTLPARRTAMSHTLFNVIGTAYMLVFVYTGWYVKAIDAIIPGQITAKNIMFHIAIAHSAFNVVNALIFLPFVGVLERVSIILLPKRKGALELGPQYLEKHLLDTPPIAMEQARRETVRMANLATRSVSSAVKGFIDNIQDELKPVSRLEQAVDNLQSAITAYLIELSQRELSQEDSEQIPVLIHNVNDIERIGDHAENILELAERKIEKKLPFTDEAINELNLMWNELHSMMIETEEALRKNDSQLAENILRREQRINKFQNDLKRAHVRRLGCGSCTLKSGIVFMDFVDNLEKIGDHLTNIAQGVIGEMRWRGYQGTTITAENPPAETEPDFSVS from the coding sequence ATGGACACTAAATTTACCTACATGTTGATAGGCGGGCTTGGCCTTTTTTTCTTCGGAATGAAGATCATGTCCGAGGGCCTTAAGAATATCGCCGGTGACCGGCTGAAGAACATTCTTTCGATGGTCACAAAGCTGCCCGTTATCGGTATGCTTGTCGGCGCCGCCATCACGTGTCTTATCCAGTCATCCAGCGCGACATCCGTCATGGTCGTTGGATTCGTCAATGCCAGCCTCATGTCGCTCAAACAGGCCATAAGCGTTGTCATCGGAGCGAATATCGGGACGACTTTCACCGCATGGCTCGTTTCCTCGATGTCGGTGTTCAAGGTAACGCATTACGCCTTGCCTGCCATAGGTATAGGCTTCGCCATAAACACTTTCGCCAAGACAAAGAACGCCAAGTTCTGGGGCCAGGTCCTTATGGGTTTCGGCCTGCTTTTCCTGGGGCTTGATTTCATGAAGGATGCCTTCGCGCCGCTGAAGAACAGCCAGTTGGTCAAGAATGTTTTTCTTTCCCTCAGCGAAAATCCTCTTCTTGGAGTGCTTGTCGGCATAATATTTACGATGCTTTTGCAGAGTTCAAGTGCCACCATAGCCATAGTGCAGGTAATGGCTTTTAACGGGCTTATAAGTTTTCCGGCGGCTATACCCATAATCCTCGGAGATAATATAGGCACCACCATAACGGCGCAGCTGGCATCGATAGGGACCACGCTTCCGGCAAGGCGTACGGCCATGTCGCACACCCTTTTCAATGTGATAGGTACCGCTTACATGCTTGTATTCGTTTATACAGGGTGGTATGTAAAAGCCATCGACGCGATAATACCCGGCCAGATAACGGCCAAGAACATAATGTTCCATATAGCTATCGCGCACAGTGCGTTCAATGTCGTTAACGCCTTGATATTCCTCCCGTTCGTGGGAGTCCTGGAGAGGGTGAGTATCATCCTGCTGCCCAAACGCAAGGGTGCGTTGGAACTCGGTCCCCAGTACCTGGAGAAACATCTTCTGGATACGCCTCCCATAGCCATGGAACAGGCCAGAAGAGAGACCGTTCGTATGGCCAATCTGGCCACAAGGTCGGTATCAAGTGCGGTGAAGGGGTTCATTGATAATATCCAGGACGAGCTTAAGCCTGTCAGCAGGCTCGAACAGGCCGTTGACAATCTGCAGTCGGCGATCACGGCGTATCTTATTGAACTTTCGCAAAGAGAGCTCAGCCAGGAGGATTCAGAACAGATCCCCGTTCTTATCCACAACGTCAACGATATAGAAAGAATAGGCGACCATGCCGAGAACATCCTGGAGCTGGCGGAACGGAAGATCGAGAAAAAACTTCCCTTTACCGATGAAGCCATAAATGAATTGAACCTCATGTGGAACGAGCTTCACAGCATGATGATAGAGACCGAGGAAGCTCTGCGCAAAAACGATTCACAGCTTGCCGAGAACATACTCCGGAGGGAGCAGCGTATCAATAAGTTCCAGAATGACCTTAAGAGGGCACATGTACGCAGGCTCGGTTGCGGGAGCTGCACGCTTAAATCGGGCATAGTCTTTATGGATTTTGTGGATAACCTCGAGAAAATAGGTGACCATCTGACCAATATCGCCCAGGGGGTCATAGGCGAGATGAGATGGAGAGGCTACCAGGGGACCACGATAACCGCAGAAAACCCTCCCGCCGAGACGGAGCCGGACTTTTCCGTATCCTGA
- a CDS encoding 4-hydroxy-tetrahydrodipicolinate synthase, which yields MFKGSYVALVTPFTNGKVDERTFRELIEFHIDNGTDGILPCGCTGEAATLSMSEQKRLIKISVETCDKRIPVLAGTGSNSTAEATELTDYAKKAGADGALIITPYYNKPTPEGQYRHYSSIAAKVDIPIMLYNVPSRTGISLLPSTVARLCEIENIVAIKEAAGSVQQVMDILSLCDITVMSGDDSMTLPFMSVGAKGVVSVAANVVPGRVHELTQSFMDGDLQRSRQIHYALQDLCKAMFIETNPIPVKTALSLMGMVNAEWRMPLCEMGSESRKKLEGVLKKYELI from the coding sequence ATGTTCAAGGGTTCATATGTAGCTTTGGTAACCCCGTTCACTAACGGCAAGGTAGATGAGAGGACTTTCAGGGAACTTATAGAGTTCCATATAGATAACGGCACAGACGGCATACTTCCCTGCGGATGTACAGGAGAGGCGGCCACTTTGTCCATGTCCGAGCAGAAAAGGCTGATCAAGATATCCGTCGAGACATGTGACAAGCGCATTCCGGTACTGGCGGGGACCGGGTCCAATAGCACAGCTGAAGCCACGGAGCTTACCGATTACGCCAAGAAAGCGGGAGCGGACGGAGCTCTTATAATAACGCCTTATTACAATAAGCCCACCCCTGAGGGGCAGTACAGGCATTATTCGAGCATCGCGGCAAAAGTGGATATTCCCATAATGCTCTACAATGTTCCTTCCCGCACGGGAATATCCCTGCTACCTTCGACTGTAGCCCGCCTTTGCGAGATAGAGAATATCGTGGCCATCAAGGAAGCGGCCGGCAGCGTGCAGCAGGTGATGGATATACTTTCTCTTTGCGATATAACGGTAATGAGCGGGGATGACTCGATGACGCTTCCGTTCATGTCGGTAGGGGCTAAAGGTGTAGTAAGTGTTGCCGCTAATGTCGTGCCCGGTAGAGTGCACGAGCTTACCCAGAGCTTTATGGACGGAGACCTCCAGAGAAGCAGGCAAATACATTACGCTCTGCAGGACCTCTGCAAGGCTATGTTCATCGAGACCAACCCCATACCTGTCAAGACGGCACTTAGCCTGATGGGAATGGTCAACGCGGAGTGGAGGATGCCTCTTTGCGAAATGGGTTCGGAATCCAGGAAAAAGCTTGAGGGAGTTCTCAAGAAGTACGAATTGATCTAA
- the folK gene encoding 2-amino-4-hydroxy-6-hydroxymethyldihydropteridine diphosphokinase, which translates to MTVVFIGVGSNIGDRKLNFKEAAERMAASEGIEIRKFSGAYRSKPVGGPPQEDYLNGVFEVRTDLSAEELLEALKRIEKDMGRKPACADAPRIIDLDILLYGDKVIKTEKLTVPHPRMHGRLFVLEGLYRIAPQAVHPELGKTAEELYRELKRAS; encoded by the coding sequence ATGACTGTTGTTTTTATAGGTGTGGGTTCCAATATTGGGGACCGGAAACTTAATTTCAAGGAAGCGGCCGAAAGAATGGCCGCTTCCGAAGGTATCGAGATAAGAAAGTTCTCCGGGGCTTATCGCAGCAAACCCGTCGGAGGACCGCCCCAGGAGGATTACCTTAACGGAGTCTTCGAAGTAAGAACGGATCTTTCCGCGGAAGAGCTTCTTGAGGCGCTGAAAAGAATAGAAAAAGACATGGGGCGAAAACCCGCCTGCGCGGATGCCCCGAGGATAATAGACCTTGATATACTTCTTTACGGGGATAAGGTCATAAAAACAGAAAAACTGACGGTGCCGCATCCGAGGATGCACGGAAGGCTCTTTGTTCTTGAGGGACTTTACCGGATCGCTCCCCAGGCCGTCCATCCCGAACTCGGCAAAACCGCCGAGGAGCTTTACAGGGAGCTTAAGAGAGCGTCATGA
- the nadA gene encoding quinolinate synthase NadA codes for MIKPEFDKKYKEHLERKILDLKKEKDALIVAHNYQRDEVQEIADITGDSYALARKVTQAHNKLVVFCGVKFMAESAYILNPEKTILLPVEEAGCPLADMATVEKLKQKKAEYPEAAVVSYVNSSAAVKAESDICCTSSNAVQVVKSLKEDKVIFVPDKNLGRYVREHVPEKELIIWEGYCVVHMRLTREEVVKTKKLRPEAEFIAHPECRKEVLEEADYIGSTAGMIKHVNGSPKKEFIIGTELGIIYRLKRENPEKDFYVPTDQFICANMKLTTLGWLARSLEKEVYRITVPEQIMKKARKALQRMLEVTS; via the coding sequence ATGATAAAACCGGAATTTGATAAAAAATACAAAGAACATCTCGAACGCAAGATACTGGATCTCAAGAAGGAAAAGGACGCCCTGATAGTCGCACACAATTATCAGCGGGATGAGGTCCAGGAGATAGCGGATATAACGGGCGATTCCTATGCCCTAGCGCGGAAGGTCACGCAGGCTCATAACAAGCTGGTCGTTTTCTGCGGGGTGAAGTTCATGGCCGAAAGCGCGTATATACTGAACCCGGAGAAGACCATTCTCCTGCCGGTCGAGGAAGCGGGGTGCCCGCTTGCCGACATGGCCACCGTTGAGAAGCTCAAGCAGAAAAAAGCCGAATATCCTGAAGCGGCCGTCGTCTCTTATGTCAACTCATCGGCCGCGGTCAAGGCCGAAAGCGACATATGCTGCACTTCTTCGAACGCGGTACAGGTCGTTAAGTCCCTTAAGGAGGATAAGGTCATATTCGTGCCGGACAAAAACCTGGGCAGATATGTCAGGGAACATGTTCCGGAGAAGGAACTCATTATATGGGAGGGGTATTGCGTGGTCCACATGAGGCTCACGCGCGAAGAAGTCGTAAAGACCAAAAAGTTGCGTCCTGAGGCGGAATTCATAGCGCACCCGGAATGCCGGAAGGAGGTTCTCGAGGAAGCCGATTACATAGGCAGCACTGCGGGGATGATAAAACACGTGAACGGATCTCCCAAAAAGGAATTTATCATAGGGACCGAGCTGGGTATCATATACAGGCTCAAACGGGAAAACCCCGAGAAGGACTTCTATGTGCCCACGGATCAGTTCATCTGCGCGAACATGAAGCTTACCACCCTGGGATGGCTGGCAAGGTCCCTCGAAAAAGAGGTGTACAGGATAACGGTTCCGGAGCAGATCATGAAAAAAGCCCGGAAGGCTTTGCAGAGGATGCTGGAAGTAACTTCCTGA
- a CDS encoding diaminopimelate epimerase, translating into MKYNVVFTKAVASGNDFIIIDNKNGELDARDLDYSQVARDLCRRKLSVGADGLLVLEDSDKADMRMRIINPDGSEVEMCGNGLRCSALYASRCGWGNELEVETVAGILKASVSGDTVRLKMGDPKDIKLDIKLGIGSSMMIAHYVNTGVPHVVHLVDDIDGYPVRETGRKVREHTLFEPEGTNVNFIGDIENDSASIRTYERGVEDETLACGTGTVASAVILGLLGYVKSPVRMYTRGGDLLTVLYQMSQDRVKDVYLEGAASMVCEGKI; encoded by the coding sequence ATGAAATACAATGTTGTTTTCACCAAAGCCGTAGCAAGCGGGAATGATTTTATCATTATAGACAACAAGAACGGGGAGCTTGATGCCAGGGATCTGGATTATTCACAGGTGGCCAGGGACCTCTGCCGCAGGAAACTTTCCGTGGGAGCTGACGGTCTGCTGGTTCTGGAGGATTCCGATAAGGCGGACATGAGGATGAGGATAATCAATCCCGACGGATCCGAGGTGGAGATGTGCGGTAATGGTCTTCGCTGCAGCGCTCTGTATGCGTCCCGCTGCGGCTGGGGGAACGAACTGGAGGTTGAAACCGTCGCGGGCATCCTGAAGGCTTCTGTCTCCGGGGACACAGTAAGGCTAAAAATGGGCGACCCCAAAGACATAAAACTCGACATCAAACTGGGCATAGGCTCGAGCATGATGATAGCTCATTACGTCAATACCGGGGTTCCGCACGTGGTCCATCTCGTGGACGATATCGACGGTTACCCGGTCAGGGAAACTGGAAGGAAAGTCCGCGAACACACCCTGTTCGAGCCCGAAGGGACGAACGTGAATTTCATAGGCGATATAGAGAATGACAGCGCGTCTATCAGGACTTACGAAAGGGGCGTGGAAGACGAAACGCTGGCCTGCGGTACCGGTACCGTCGCCTCGGCCGTGATCCTGGGGCTTCTGGGTTACGTCAAAAGTCCGGTCAGGATGTACACAAGGGGCGGGGATCTGTTGACGGTTTTGTACCAGATGTCACAGGATAGGGTCAAGGACGTTTATCTTGAAGGCGCGGCAAGCATGGTTTGTGAAGGCAAGATATAA
- a CDS encoding pantoate--beta-alanine ligase encodes MKIITEISKMRQFSRDSHGKGASVGFVPTMGYLHEGHLSLVRAAGEECDTVVMSIFVNPTQFGPGEDLDRYPRDMERDTELAEKEGVDAVFVPSVEEMYPQDHNTNIEVSGHLTEGLCGAFRPGHFRGVTTVVGKLFNIVNPDKAYFGQKDAQQAAVIRRMVRDLNMPVEVRVMPIVREKDGLAMSSRNSYLSPGQRHQALALYKSLERAREMILAGEDSAGKVKDELKKILLDEARLRIDYAEIIDAESFRPVERIKGKALIAAAVYVGETRLIDNVMVGSKE; translated from the coding sequence ATGAAAATCATCACTGAAATAAGTAAAATGCGCCAGTTTTCACGTGATTCCCACGGAAAAGGGGCCTCTGTAGGATTCGTTCCCACCATGGGGTATCTGCATGAGGGGCACCTGAGCCTGGTAAGGGCGGCAGGAGAAGAGTGTGATACGGTCGTTATGAGCATTTTTGTCAACCCCACACAGTTCGGTCCGGGGGAAGACCTTGACAGGTATCCGCGTGACATGGAAAGGGACACCGAACTCGCGGAAAAAGAGGGGGTCGATGCGGTATTCGTTCCTTCGGTCGAGGAGATGTACCCTCAAGACCACAATACGAACATAGAAGTCTCTGGTCATCTTACCGAGGGATTGTGCGGAGCCTTCCGCCCGGGGCACTTCAGGGGCGTAACCACCGTAGTGGGGAAGCTTTTCAATATCGTGAATCCGGATAAAGCCTATTTCGGGCAGAAGGACGCGCAGCAGGCTGCGGTCATCCGCAGGATGGTGCGCGACCTTAACATGCCGGTTGAAGTGCGCGTTATGCCGATAGTAAGGGAGAAGGACGGGCTCGCGATGAGTTCGCGCAACAGTTACCTTTCGCCCGGGCAAAGGCATCAGGCGCTTGCGCTTTACAAGTCACTTGAGAGGGCCAGGGAAATGATACTTGCCGGGGAAGACTCCGCCGGGAAAGTAAAAGATGAGCTTAAGAAAATACTCCTGGATGAGGCGAGGTTGCGTATAGATTATGCAGAAATAATCGATGCTGAAAGCTTCAGGCCCGTTGAAAGGATAAAGGGCAAAGCCCTTATCGCTGCCGCGGTCTATGTGGGTGAGACCAGGCTCATAGACAACGTTATGGTAGGATCAAAAGAATGA
- a CDS encoding aminotransferase class I/II-fold pyridoxal phosphate-dependent enzyme — protein MKVEYADRIKKLQPYLFDEIDRARQKAIEEGRPVINLGVGDPDTPTPDFIVKRLQEAVLDESTHKYALNKGLKALRRQMADWYKSRFNVDLDPESEVLPLLGSKEGIGHVPMAFVNPGDTVLIPDPGYPPYNSGTVFAGGKPHSMPLQIENRFLPDLDAIDEKTARNTKLMHINYPNNPTGAVCDKAFYGKVVDFARKYDIIVCSDAAYTEMSYDGYSPPSFLEVNGSRDVGIEFHSLSKTFNMTGWRVGLAVGNAELLQGLAKVKANLDSGIFTAVQIAAIEALDHAEEVKERMNQIYTERRDVLVDGLNEAGWQVPKPLATFYVWAPVFGGHDSVSLAKALLEEADIVATPGSGFGPSGEGYIRMALTVDAYQLREVVSRIKKRFF, from the coding sequence ATGAAAGTAGAATACGCAGACAGGATAAAGAAACTGCAGCCTTATCTTTTTGATGAGATAGACAGGGCGAGACAGAAGGCTATTGAAGAGGGTAGACCGGTGATCAATCTGGGAGTGGGGGATCCCGATACGCCAACCCCGGATTTTATAGTAAAAAGGCTGCAGGAAGCCGTGCTTGACGAATCCACCCATAAATATGCTCTTAACAAAGGGCTCAAGGCATTGCGGCGTCAGATGGCCGACTGGTATAAGTCACGTTTTAATGTTGACCTGGACCCGGAAAGCGAAGTGCTTCCGCTTCTGGGATCCAAGGAAGGGATCGGTCATGTGCCGATGGCGTTCGTCAATCCCGGCGATACCGTACTTATCCCCGACCCCGGTTATCCGCCGTACAATTCCGGTACGGTTTTCGCGGGGGGTAAACCCCATTCGATGCCGCTACAGATAGAGAACAGGTTCCTGCCTGATCTTGATGCCATCGATGAAAAAACGGCCAGGAACACGAAACTGATGCATATAAACTATCCCAATAACCCGACCGGTGCGGTCTGCGACAAGGCGTTTTACGGGAAGGTCGTGGACTTCGCGCGTAAATACGATATTATCGTCTGCTCGGACGCCGCCTACACGGAGATGAGCTATGACGGGTACAGTCCGCCGAGTTTCCTTGAAGTCAACGGCTCGAGGGATGTCGGTATAGAGTTCCATTCTCTCTCCAAGACCTTTAATATGACCGGATGGAGGGTAGGTCTGGCCGTAGGCAACGCTGAACTTCTTCAGGGCCTCGCCAAGGTCAAGGCGAATCTTGACTCAGGCATCTTTACCGCGGTGCAGATAGCCGCGATAGAGGCTCTTGATCACGCCGAGGAGGTCAAGGAGAGGATGAACCAGATATACACCGAAAGGCGTGACGTTCTTGTCGACGGCCTGAACGAGGCCGGATGGCAGGTCCCCAAACCACTGGCGACGTTCTATGTGTGGGCGCCCGTTTTCGGTGGCCATGATTCGGTCAGCCTTGCGAAAGCACTTCTGGAAGAAGCCGATATCGTAGCCACTCCCGGCAGTGGTTTCGGTCCTTCCGGGGAAGGATATATACGCATGGCGCTTACGGTTGACGCCTATCAGCTTCGCGAAGTCGTCTCGCGCATAAAGAAAAGGTTTTTTTAA
- a CDS encoding prepilin-type N-terminal cleavage/methylation domain-containing protein — translation MKMSRKGFTLIELMIVSSVYIGIIVAIWGVLLGALNHAAMAREITVATDDLKDVMERIRSVPFPDLTAEYPHNSTVSASEIGGFILQDESITVRYPQGTGADPLEVSLEATWTSKNGRTVSRIIKTIRTRRL, via the coding sequence ATGAAGATGTCCAGAAAAGGTTTCACTCTTATCGAGCTGATGATCGTTTCATCGGTCTATATCGGTATCATCGTTGCTATATGGGGAGTCCTTCTGGGTGCTCTTAACCACGCCGCCATGGCCAGAGAGATCACGGTCGCGACGGATGACCTGAAGGATGTCATGGAGAGGATCAGGAGCGTTCCATTCCCGGATCTTACCGCTGAATATCCTCACAACAGCACTGTCAGTGCCAGCGAAATAGGTGGTTTTATCCTGCAGGATGAAAGTATAACTGTGCGTTATCCCCAGGGTACGGGCGCTGACCCGCTTGAAGTAAGCCTGGAAGCTACCTGGACGAGCAAGAATGGCCGGACCGTGTCAAGGATAATCAAGACCATCAGGACAAGGAGATTATGA
- a CDS encoding aspartate dehydrogenase — MYKKTIGIVGCGAIGSYLADYACENMTGRISGVVIWDKDAEKSESLYGKVPRVKIAGELEELAEQADLIIEAASPMAVPGLFEVALEKGKDLIVMSIGGLLGNEHLLAAAREKGIRLMLPSGAIAGIDALKASKIAGLESVTITTRKAPRSVKGAPYLADEGIDVDSIDKETVIFEGNALEAIKGFPKNINVSALLSIAGLGGEKTKVRIIVSPEYTRNSHEVEMISGAGRVLTRTENTPSPSNPKTSYLAALAAITSLQGYFDTVRIGT; from the coding sequence ATGTACAAGAAAACGATAGGTATTGTTGGCTGCGGGGCGATAGGCTCCTATCTTGCCGACTACGCCTGTGAGAACATGACCGGGAGGATATCAGGCGTAGTTATCTGGGATAAGGACGCCGAAAAATCCGAGTCTCTTTACGGGAAAGTACCCCGGGTGAAGATCGCGGGGGAACTTGAAGAACTGGCCGAACAGGCGGACCTTATCATTGAAGCGGCAAGCCCGATGGCTGTTCCCGGTCTATTCGAGGTCGCTCTTGAAAAGGGAAAGGACTTAATCGTCATGAGCATAGGCGGTCTTCTCGGCAATGAACATCTTCTTGCTGCCGCCAGGGAAAAAGGGATACGGCTCATGCTACCCTCAGGGGCCATAGCTGGTATTGATGCCCTCAAAGCATCGAAGATAGCTGGCCTGGAAAGCGTGACCATAACGACGCGCAAGGCTCCCAGGTCAGTGAAAGGAGCTCCGTATCTGGCCGATGAAGGGATAGACGTCGATTCTATAGATAAAGAAACCGTTATTTTCGAAGGGAACGCGCTCGAAGCCATTAAAGGTTTTCCAAAGAACATTAATGTTTCGGCGCTTCTTTCGATCGCGGGCCTGGGGGGCGAAAAAACCAAAGTGCGTATAATCGTATCTCCCGAATACACCAGAAATTCCCATGAGGTCGAGATGATCAGCGGCGCTGGGAGGGTCCTTACCAGGACAGAGAACACCCCCTCACCGTCCAATCCCAAGACAAGCTATCTGGCGGCTCTGGCCGCGATAACTTCACTTCAGGGGTATTTCGATACCGTCAGGATAGGGACATGA
- the dapB gene encoding 4-hydroxy-tetrahydrodipicolinate reductase: MLKIGIAGICGKMGMRIADLAISDGGIKIASGLEHAECQSVGKQVKGVVVTASAEEACQGVECLIDFTLPGPTLEHLEVCRKTGVSMVIGTTGIDTEGEKKISEAAGEIPIVFSPNMAVGVNLFFKIVREAARVLGGDFDIKIDETHHIHKKDSPSGTAKMIAKIVKEASGKEPPVEAFREGEVIGNHGIEFDGEYENLQIRHDAKSRDVFASGALRAAKFLRGKEPGLYTMADVLGL, translated from the coding sequence ATGCTGAAGATAGGTATTGCAGGTATTTGCGGCAAAATGGGTATGCGTATAGCAGATCTGGCCATCAGTGACGGCGGGATAAAGATCGCAAGCGGGCTTGAACACGCCGAATGCCAGTCAGTCGGCAAACAAGTAAAAGGCGTTGTGGTGACGGCCAGTGCGGAGGAGGCTTGTCAGGGAGTGGAATGTCTGATCGATTTCACGCTGCCCGGACCGACCCTTGAACATTTAGAGGTGTGCCGCAAAACAGGTGTTTCTATGGTAATAGGCACTACAGGGATCGATACCGAAGGGGAAAAGAAGATAAGTGAGGCCGCGGGTGAGATCCCCATAGTCTTTTCCCCGAACATGGCCGTGGGGGTAAACCTTTTTTTTAAGATAGTCCGGGAAGCCGCAAGGGTACTGGGCGGCGATTTCGATATCAAGATAGATGAAACCCACCATATCCACAAGAAGGATTCGCCCAGCGGCACTGCCAAGATGATAGCGAAAATCGTCAAAGAGGCTTCGGGTAAGGAACCCCCGGTAGAGGCCTTCCGGGAAGGAGAGGTCATAGGAAACCACGGTATCGAATTTGACGGTGAGTATGAGAACCTTCAGATACGGCATGATGCCAAGAGCAGGGACGTTTTCGCTTCAGGAGCGTTGAGGGCGGCAAAATTCCTTAGAGGCAAGGAGCCCGGTCTTTACACTATGGCGGATGTTCTGGGATTGTAA